The Primulina eburnea isolate SZY01 chromosome 8, ASM2296580v1, whole genome shotgun sequence genome contains a region encoding:
- the LOC140838481 gene encoding putative late blight resistance protein homolog R1A-3 — protein sequence MAAVYAALLSLARSLRQILDLEQYIDPLHKERIVSLHENVNFIINFLEDYSDKCCDGTLDLVGNGIRKASFEAQDFMDSYMCSIPKNNSTHSSSSEANCDKVMNLDRDLNMALERINFILEESIKMNNGTAEDVRSRTCSSLVDHPSTLKTTTRNIIVGLDDDLNKIKERLYESSATLRIIPIVGMGGIGKTTLARRAYEDLLRTQHFDFCSWITVSAEYKRREMLSVLLQKSEKELSGQSDEKLKTLVYQHLMGRRYLVVIDDIWSTKVWDDLRVIFPDDGSGSRILLTTRLSDVAIYAGCSSDLLHQMDFLNKDQSWKLLQEMIFGQESCPLHLEEIGKKIAINCGGLPLTIVVVAGLISIGNMREEVWENISKNISSMEPTVELQCSKVICLSYDRLPLWLKPCFLYITAFPEDSKVNVSELINLWVAEGFLKPSDRFSYLEDVGERYLEDLVNKNLILVKKGRDGKPESVGMHDLLREICITKAEEEGFFHHISSKKNAWKDVAENPNRRISIHCTQDFHEWQIQDSSIRSVLLFSKKNSESRLSLSCRQLSILDASNITWPNFSDVISTFINLRYIAFALNDISCPHGFPASISKLPYLETIIAFVSSLGRLQVPYEIWEMPKLRHLTMNDRFHLSYPSDIGVVHKTGIQTLGTVINFRFTEEVIEKLVNLKSLKVFFAVYDGRWDYLNLNNLFRLQNLEVLRVTMQSVPYLRIWTYAFPISLKKLSLVLVNFPWENMAIIGSLPNLQMLEMMGILLTDDSEWTPMEGQFLSLKHFQSTFDDLVKWEVEKEHFPCLESLIFCHAQSIDEIPSGIGEIDSLQLIELRYCQESLVNSAKKIEEQQRENGNDSFEVLVIR from the coding sequence ATGGCCGCTGTTTATGCCGCGCTTCTTTCCCTTGCTCGATCGTTGCGCCAGATTTTGGATCTTGAACAGTATATCGATCCTCTTCACAAAGAAAGAATTGTTTCCCTCCatgaaaatgttaattttatcATCAATTTCCTCGAAGATTATTCAGACAAGTGCTGTGACGGAACACTTGATCTTGTGGGAAATGGAATCAGAAAAGCTTCATTTGAAGCGCAAGATTTCATGGATTCGTATATGTGTTCCATACCAAAAAACAACAGTACTCATTCGAGTTCATCAGAGGCTAATTGCGACAAAGTCATGAACTTGGATCGAGACCTAAACATGGCGCTTGAAAGAATCAATTTTATCTTGGAAGAGTCGATAAAGATGAACAACGGCACGGCAGAAGATGTCCGATCCAGAACTTGTTCTTCTCTTGTTGACCATCCATCTACACTCAAAACCACTACCAGAAACATTATTGTAGGACTTGATGATGACTTGAACAAAATCAAAGAACGGTTGTACGAATCTTCAGCTACGCTCCGAATTATCCCAATTGTTGGGATGGGAGGAATCGGGAAGACGACTCTAGCTAGAAGAGCTTATGAAGATTTGCTTCGTACTCAACACTTCGACTTTTGTTCATGGATTACAGTGTCTGCAGAGTATAAAAGAAGAGAGATGCTTTCAGTGTTACTTCAGAAATCCGAAAAGGAGCTATCTGGTCAAAGTGATGAGAAATTGAAAACGCTGGTGTACCAACATCTTATGGGTAGGCGATATCTCGTTGTGATTGATGATATATGGAGTACCAAGGTTTGGGATGATTTGAGGGTGATATTTCCGGACGATGGTAGTGGAAGTCGAATCTTATTAACCACTAGGCTATCAGATGTTGCTATTTACGCAGGATGTTCTAGTGATCTACTCCACCAAATGGATTTTTTGAACAAGGATCAAAGTTGGAAACTACTTCAAGAAATGATTTTTGGACAAGAATCTTGTCCTCTCCATCTGGAGGAAATCGGAAAGAAGATTGCTATAAATTGTGGGGGACTTCCGCTCACGATTGTAGTGGTTGCAGGGCTCATTTCTATAGGCAACATGAGAGAAGAAGTGTGGGAAAATATTTCGAAAAATATAAGTTCAATGGAACCGACAGTTGAGTTGCAATGCTCAAAGGTAATATGTTTGAGTTATGATCGTTTACCTCTTTGGCTAAAGCCATGTTTTCTCTATATCACAGCTTTCCCAGAAGACTCGAAAGTCAATGTTTCCGAGCTTATCAATTTGTGGGTTGCAGAGGGATTTCTTAAACCAAGTGATCGCTTTAGCTACTTGGAAGACGTGGGAGAACGATACTTGGAGGATCTTGTGAATAAAAATCTGATCTTAGTCAAAAAAGGGAGGGATGGGAAACCTGAATCTGTTGGAATGCATGATCTGTTGAGGGAGATTTGTATAACAAAAGCTGAAGAAGAGGGTTTTTTTCACCACATCTCATCCAAAAAGAATGCCTGGAAAGATGTAGCAGAGAATCCAAATCGTCGGATAAGTATTCATTGCACACAGGATTTTCATGAATGGCAAATACAAGATTCAAGCATACGTTCAGTTCTacttttctccaagaaaaattCAGAATCAAGATTATCTCTAAGTTGCAGGCAACTAAGTATCTTGGATGCATCCAACATAACTTGGCCGAATTTCTCAGATGTAATCTCAACATTTATCAATTTAAGGTACATTGCTTTTGCTCTAAATGATATATCCTGCCCCCATGGATTTCCGGCCTCAATATCCAAACTCCCCTATCTCGAGACTATAATTGCTTTTGTATCTTCCTTGGGACGATTGCAAGTACCCTACGAAATTTGGGAGATGCCAAAGTTAAGGCATTTGACCATGAACGATCGATTTCACTTATCATACCCCTCTGACATAGGAGTAGTTCACAAGACTGGTATACAAACACTTGGCACGGTGATCAATTTTAGATTTACTGAAGAAGTTATTGAAAAACTTGTGAATTTAAAAAGTTTGAAAGTTTTTTTTGCTGTCTATGATGGTCGTTGGGATTATTTGAATCTTAACAATCTTTTCCGTCTACAAAACCTTGAAGTACTAAGAGTCACAATGCAGAGCGTGCCTTACTTAAGGATTTGGACTTATGCTTTTCCGATCAGTCTAAAAAAGTTGAGTCTAGTGTTGGTTAACTTTCCTTGGGAAAATATGGCCATAATTGGATCACTCCCAAATCTTCAAATGCTTGAGATGATGGGTATTTTACTCACCGACGATTCCGAGTGGACGCCAATGGAAGGCCAATTTCTTAGCCTCAAGCATTTTCAATCTACATTTGATGACTTGGTGAAGTGGGAAGTTGAAAAAGAGCACTTCCCATGCCTTGAAAGCTTGATTTTCTGTCATGCACAGTCGATTGATGAGATTCCTAGTGGCATAGGAGAAATAGATTCACTTCAGCTCATTGAGTTACGGTATTGTCAAGAATCCTTAGTGAATTCGGCAAAGAAAATCGAGGAGCAGCAACGTGAAAATGGAAATGATTCTTTTGAAGTTCTTGTTATTCGTTAG
- the LOC140838482 gene encoding transcription factor GTE4-like isoform X1, giving the protein MASGGIGDDSIDDLNSRGRIQWAPHSKVYTRRIRKKVQETVDNSGSAATTSVPAATGNEVSPDPSADLTNPVSASPCQTEPGIPDSSSVPIENPSCDDVPVPVETLVTAEDVNPSQQRVQEGGARQDTELQKLVASPLPSSDGTQNSKKPSPIHSTDELLKTNGNGALNLRVASPLSSENDISNAREVETSELPVRNDLQGDGGLVPVPIQVPSGNWTADGNGNVKSLVISTVEDRIRFNLSKATPKNEIEELRKRLECELDQVRTLIKELETKEIQVSSFNTPICNTNIRNINNYDSSEVGSVGGFGNFQSQHARNNLVDRRVLLRVNSNLGSIANLETRPAGLARMSSEVGAARNLEVRPYSRQLSVAVMENNQRPGEFVEKEKRTPKANQFYRKSEFLLAKDRLPPESNRRLKTNKGRKHRGESEYAFGFGFGFDKRAIKSCSSLLQRLMKHNHGWVFNEPVNAKALGLHDYHDVIKHPMDLGTIKTRLSQKWYKSPREFAEDVRLVFRNAMTYNPKGQDVHFMAEQLSQIFEERWQILETEYNPYWKYQMYLDAGLPTPTFRKVAPQSHFAPASALGSAAAPFPALVPSYAPAPVATPTPYAPDGHVRTLDEPDLIATPMAVDPIIQRPFIGRTPAPKKPKAKDPDKRDMTYDEKQKLSTNLQSLPAEKLDAIVQIIKRRSTALSQKDDEIEVDIDRVDTETLWELDRFVTNYKKSLSKYKRKAELARQRLALTNTAPASADVQIGNGAVLDKSSAPLAAEGETKENSASRSSSSSSSSSDSGSSSSDSDSDSSSSDGSDEGNLPKT; this is encoded by the exons ATGGCTTCGGGGGGTATTGGGGATGATTCTATTGATGATTTGAATTCGAGAGGGAGGATTCAATGGGCGCCACATAGTAAAGTCTATACTCGAAGAATCCGCAAGAAAGTCCAGGAAACTGTTGACAATAGTGGTTCTGCCGCAACAACCTCTGTGCCCGCTGCCACAGGGAACGAGGTTTCCCCAGACCCATCTGCGGATCTCACTAACCCCGTCTCTGCCTCCCCCTGCCAAACCGAACCTGGCATTCCAGATTCATCATCTGTTCCCATTGAGAATCCATCCTGTGATGATGTGCCAGTGCCAGTTGAAACCCTAGTGACAGCTGAGGATGTGAATCCATCACAGCAAAGAGTGCAAGAAGGTGGTGCACGTCAAGATACTGAGCTTCAGAAGCTTGTAGCTTCCCCACTTCCTTCAAGCGACGGTACCCAGAATTCTAAAAAGCCATCTCCCATCCACAGTACAGATGAGCTGCTCAAGACAAATGGGAATGGAGCTCTGAACTTGAGGGTAGCTTCACCATTGTCAAGTGAGAATGATATATCGAATGCCAGAGAAGTTGAGACCTCCGAGCTTCCTGTCAGGAATGATCTGCAGGGCGATGGAGGGTTAGTGCCAGTCCCAATTCAAGTTCCGAGTGGCAATTGGACTGCGGATGGCAATGGAAATGTTAAATCATTGGTGATATCCACCGTTGAGGATAGGATCAGATTTAATTTATCTAAAGCAACTCCAAAGAATGAAATTGAGGAGcttaggaagaggcttgagtgTGAGCTTGATCAGGTTAGGACACTAATTAAAGAGCTTGAAACCAAGGAGATTCAGGTTTCTTCTTTTAATACTCCGATCTGTAATACTAATATTagaaatattaataattatgataGTTCTGAGGTTGGTAGTGTTGGTGGGTTTGGTAATTTCCAATCTCAGCATGCCCGGAACAATTTGGTCGACAGGAGGGTGTTGTTGAGAGTCAATTCAAATTTAGGTTCAATCGCAAATTTGGAAACTAGACCTGCAGGATTAGCACGAATGAGTTCTGAAGTGGGTGCAGCGCGGAATTTAGAAGTGAGGCCTTATAGTAGGCAGCTCAGTGTTGCAGTGATGGAAAACAATCAGAGGCCTGGTGAATTTGTTGAGAAGGAGAAAAGAACTCCAAAGGCTAATCAGTTCTACAGAAAATCAGAGTTTCTTTTGGCAAAGGACAGACTGCCTCCCGAAAGTAATAGAAGGTTGAAGACAAATAAAGGGAGGAAACACAGAGGAGAATCAGAATATGCATTTGGCTTTGGATTTGGCTTTGATAAGAGAGCGATCAAGAGCTGTAGCAGCCTACTTCAACGATTGATGAAGCACAATCATGGTTGGGTTTTTAACGAACCCGTGAATGCCAAGGCGCTGGGTTTGCATGATTACCATGATGTCATTAAGCATCCAATGGATTTGGGCACAATCAAAACTAGACTGTCACAAAAATGGTACAAGTCTCCTAGGGAGTTCGCAGAGGATGTGAGACTTGTTTTTCGCAATGCCATGACATATAATCCCAAGGGGCAGGATGTCCACTTTATGGCTGAGCAATTGTCTCAGATTTTTGAAGAGCGGTGGCAGATTTTAGAAACCGAGTATAATCCTTATTGGAAATATCAGATGTATCTGGATGCAGGGTTGCCCACCCCCACGTTTCGAAAGGTCGCCCCACAGTCTCACTTTGCCCCAGCTTCAGCCCTGGGCTCTGCTGCTGCTCCTTTTCCTGCACTGGTTCCTTCCTACGCCCCAGCACCTGTTGCTACTCCTACTCCATATGCTCCTGATGGACACGTGAGAACTTTGGATGAACCAGATTTGATCGCAACACCTATGGCTGTTGATCCCATAATTCAGAGACCGTTTATTGGCAGAACCCCTGCTCCAAAGAAACCTAAAGCTAAAGATCCCGATAAAAGGGACATGACTTATGATGAGAAGCAAAAACTAAGTACAAATCTTCAAAGCTTGCCTGCTGAAAAGCTTGATGCCATTGTTCAGATCATTAAGAGGAGGAGCACTGCTCTTTCTCAAAAAGATGATGAGATTGAGGTCGACATTGACCGAGTTGATACCGAAACACTATGGGAACTTGATAGGTTTGTGACTAATTACAAAAAGAGCTTGAgcaaatacaaaagaaaagctGAACTAGCTCGGCAAAGACTTGCACTGACG AACACTGCACCAGCATCAGCAGATGTTCAAATTGGAAATGGAGCAG TTTTAGATAAGAGTTCAGCACCTCTGGCTGCTGAAGGTGAAACCAAGGAAAATAGTGCTAGTAGGTCCAGCAGTTCGAGTAGTTCCAGCAGTGATTCTGGATCATCTTCAAGCG ATTCTGATAGCGATAGCTCCTCTTCAGATGGATCTGATGAAGGCAATTTACCTAAGACATGA
- the LOC140838482 gene encoding transcription factor GTE4-like isoform X2 produces MASGGIGDDSIDDLNSRGRIQWAPHSKVYTRRIRKKVQETVDNSGSAATTSVPAATGNEVSPDPSADLTNPVSASPCQTEPGIPDSSSVPIENPSCDDVPVPVETLVTAEDVNPSQQRVQEGGARQDTELQKLVASPLPSSDGTQNSKKPSPIHSTDELLKTNGNGALNLRVASPLSSENDISNAREVETSELPVRNDLQGDGGLVPVPIQVPSGNWTADGNGNVKSLVISTVEDRIRFNLSKATPKNEIEELRKRLECELDQVRTLIKELETKEIQVSSFNTPICNTNIRNINNYDSSEVGSVGGFGNFQSQHARNNLVDRRVLLRVNSNLGSIANLETRPAGLARMSSEVGAARNLEVRPYSRQLSVAVMENNQRPGEFVEKEKRTPKANQFYRKSEFLLAKDRLPPESNRRLKTNKGRKHRGESEYAFGFGFGFDKRAIKSCSSLLQRLMKHNHGWVFNEPVNAKALGLHDYHDVIKHPMDLGTIKTRLSQKWYKSPREFAEDVRLVFRNAMTYNPKGQDVHFMAEQLSQIFEERWQILETEYNPYWKYQMYLDAGLPTPTFRKVAPQSHFAPASALGSAAAPFPALVPSYAPAPVATPTPYAPDGHVRTLDEPDLIATPMAVDPIIQRPFIGRTPAPKKPKAKDPDKRDMTYDEKQKLSTNLQSLPAEKLDAIVQIIKRRSTALSQKDDEIEVDIDRVDTETLWELDRFVTNYKKSLSKYKRKAELARQRLALTNTAPASADVQIGNGADKSSAPLAAEGETKENSASRSSSSSSSSSDSGSSSSDSDSDSSSSDGSDEGNLPKT; encoded by the exons ATGGCTTCGGGGGGTATTGGGGATGATTCTATTGATGATTTGAATTCGAGAGGGAGGATTCAATGGGCGCCACATAGTAAAGTCTATACTCGAAGAATCCGCAAGAAAGTCCAGGAAACTGTTGACAATAGTGGTTCTGCCGCAACAACCTCTGTGCCCGCTGCCACAGGGAACGAGGTTTCCCCAGACCCATCTGCGGATCTCACTAACCCCGTCTCTGCCTCCCCCTGCCAAACCGAACCTGGCATTCCAGATTCATCATCTGTTCCCATTGAGAATCCATCCTGTGATGATGTGCCAGTGCCAGTTGAAACCCTAGTGACAGCTGAGGATGTGAATCCATCACAGCAAAGAGTGCAAGAAGGTGGTGCACGTCAAGATACTGAGCTTCAGAAGCTTGTAGCTTCCCCACTTCCTTCAAGCGACGGTACCCAGAATTCTAAAAAGCCATCTCCCATCCACAGTACAGATGAGCTGCTCAAGACAAATGGGAATGGAGCTCTGAACTTGAGGGTAGCTTCACCATTGTCAAGTGAGAATGATATATCGAATGCCAGAGAAGTTGAGACCTCCGAGCTTCCTGTCAGGAATGATCTGCAGGGCGATGGAGGGTTAGTGCCAGTCCCAATTCAAGTTCCGAGTGGCAATTGGACTGCGGATGGCAATGGAAATGTTAAATCATTGGTGATATCCACCGTTGAGGATAGGATCAGATTTAATTTATCTAAAGCAACTCCAAAGAATGAAATTGAGGAGcttaggaagaggcttgagtgTGAGCTTGATCAGGTTAGGACACTAATTAAAGAGCTTGAAACCAAGGAGATTCAGGTTTCTTCTTTTAATACTCCGATCTGTAATACTAATATTagaaatattaataattatgataGTTCTGAGGTTGGTAGTGTTGGTGGGTTTGGTAATTTCCAATCTCAGCATGCCCGGAACAATTTGGTCGACAGGAGGGTGTTGTTGAGAGTCAATTCAAATTTAGGTTCAATCGCAAATTTGGAAACTAGACCTGCAGGATTAGCACGAATGAGTTCTGAAGTGGGTGCAGCGCGGAATTTAGAAGTGAGGCCTTATAGTAGGCAGCTCAGTGTTGCAGTGATGGAAAACAATCAGAGGCCTGGTGAATTTGTTGAGAAGGAGAAAAGAACTCCAAAGGCTAATCAGTTCTACAGAAAATCAGAGTTTCTTTTGGCAAAGGACAGACTGCCTCCCGAAAGTAATAGAAGGTTGAAGACAAATAAAGGGAGGAAACACAGAGGAGAATCAGAATATGCATTTGGCTTTGGATTTGGCTTTGATAAGAGAGCGATCAAGAGCTGTAGCAGCCTACTTCAACGATTGATGAAGCACAATCATGGTTGGGTTTTTAACGAACCCGTGAATGCCAAGGCGCTGGGTTTGCATGATTACCATGATGTCATTAAGCATCCAATGGATTTGGGCACAATCAAAACTAGACTGTCACAAAAATGGTACAAGTCTCCTAGGGAGTTCGCAGAGGATGTGAGACTTGTTTTTCGCAATGCCATGACATATAATCCCAAGGGGCAGGATGTCCACTTTATGGCTGAGCAATTGTCTCAGATTTTTGAAGAGCGGTGGCAGATTTTAGAAACCGAGTATAATCCTTATTGGAAATATCAGATGTATCTGGATGCAGGGTTGCCCACCCCCACGTTTCGAAAGGTCGCCCCACAGTCTCACTTTGCCCCAGCTTCAGCCCTGGGCTCTGCTGCTGCTCCTTTTCCTGCACTGGTTCCTTCCTACGCCCCAGCACCTGTTGCTACTCCTACTCCATATGCTCCTGATGGACACGTGAGAACTTTGGATGAACCAGATTTGATCGCAACACCTATGGCTGTTGATCCCATAATTCAGAGACCGTTTATTGGCAGAACCCCTGCTCCAAAGAAACCTAAAGCTAAAGATCCCGATAAAAGGGACATGACTTATGATGAGAAGCAAAAACTAAGTACAAATCTTCAAAGCTTGCCTGCTGAAAAGCTTGATGCCATTGTTCAGATCATTAAGAGGAGGAGCACTGCTCTTTCTCAAAAAGATGATGAGATTGAGGTCGACATTGACCGAGTTGATACCGAAACACTATGGGAACTTGATAGGTTTGTGACTAATTACAAAAAGAGCTTGAgcaaatacaaaagaaaagctGAACTAGCTCGGCAAAGACTTGCACTGACG AACACTGCACCAGCATCAGCAGATGTTCAAATTGGAAATGGAGCAG ATAAGAGTTCAGCACCTCTGGCTGCTGAAGGTGAAACCAAGGAAAATAGTGCTAGTAGGTCCAGCAGTTCGAGTAGTTCCAGCAGTGATTCTGGATCATCTTCAAGCG ATTCTGATAGCGATAGCTCCTCTTCAGATGGATCTGATGAAGGCAATTTACCTAAGACATGA